The DNA window GAAAGGCTCCTGCAAGGTCACTGCTGTGCATGTGCTGTTTAGGTGAAGCTGAAGCATCATaaacttttgcatttttttaaatcgAATTGAGCTACAACACAGTTCAAAGTACCATAATCTGCAAAATATCCAGTTAGCAAAAGATCATGACATCCAATTTGTGGATTTCTATTAATTCTGCTAATATCACAGGACTTGCGTAAAATTACTTGATATCCTTAACAGTCAGACTGCTATGTACACAAATTAAGCAAAAATGAAAGAGAACAATCTGTTCTGATAATCCAAAGCTGTTAGTGGTATTTTGAACAGTTATAACCAGATCTTTTTAATTCAGCTGTCTGGAAGACATATCTTTAATATTTGGAACAGTTATTTGTAGCACTGTTTTCCAGTGAACTGAGCCCAAATAATGGAGAATACAATCACTCCTGATTGTTAAATGGAGATTGGCTGGGCATGTGTCACCTTcaaaaaaacagataaaacatCTCAGAGCAGTGCATCCTTTGCTGTTTGAGACCATCGTCTGTACTGATTTTTCAACTCACTAGTTCTTCTCATGTTCTTGTAACGAAAATGACTGTAAAGGGTATTTTTTGCAAAAGACTACTAAGATGAAAACTAAGATCTTTCAAAATTGTTTTTGATAGAATAAACTACAAGAAGCCACATACGATGGAGCTTCTAGTCCCTTCTTGTGTGCTTCAATCTCAGAAGATATATTAAAGGCTGTGAAGGAATTGGACTATGACCGTTATAAGTATGTGGTATCAGTGCTAATTGTGGAAAAGGCAAACCAGGCAATGATTGTAAGCAAACTTATTATTTGTTACaccttttgaaaatgaaaaaacaactTTTAGAACTGTGTGTTATCTCATAGGTGTTCTTTCATATTCAGCAGCTTAAATTGTTTGGGGTGGTCCTGAAGCTTTTAAGTTCTTTATGGGTAGTAGTATCCCAGGTGACAATTTGAGGTGCTGCTGTGATTCTGCCTAACTCTCTGAAGGTTGTTGTCTTCATCTGTTCAGTAAGTGGTAAACAGCCCCTACTGCACTGCCCTGTCACCCACTTGTTTCTGCTGTGTGTTCagtgaattttgtttttctttgtccAGTGTACTTGGATCTCCATTTGGGTTCTCACATTCAGTGCAAAACACTATGCAGTTGTAGTGTGGGGTGACATGGAACAGAAGGGGTGGCAAGGAAAGGGACGGTAACTGATGTTGCCACCAGACATGCTCCTGGGACTTCAAATTAACATCATCTGAACTTGGAACACCTAAAATAAAAGATTCTGGATTTTGCTGCGTTGGTGTATAAATTTAGTACTCCAAGCTCCCACTGGCATTCAGAATGCTTTTATCTGTCTAGTAAAGTGTCAAAGAGCAAAAGAGTACTTCTGCTTTGGAGTGCTCATCATCAGTTCTTAAAACATGATTGAAACCAACCTGTTTAGTGAGTTACATGAAACAACATTTGAGGGGTTCAGCTTCAGTACCAAATGCAGTTTATGAGTTGCCTGcatctctctgcttttctggtGCTGTCTCATGCTATGGTGCCTCTTAAGGGGTGCTTTGACTGAGGAGCTGCAGGTACAAACAGATTAGTGAAGTGGTCCAAGTTAACTTTTTTCTCCCAAGGAATATGTTTATTCCAGCCATCAATTGACACAGTTTGGctttgaaaacaattttatcAAAAAGGCTGAGAGCGCAATAAATGGTTACAAGAAAGCTGAAGTAAGCTGGAGTAAGCTGGAGATGGAGGAGTGGGGGATGTGACTTCTTGGTTGTCTGTGTTCCCAAAACTAATGTCTAATCACACAGACATTCTATTGCTTTTGAAGGGGTGCTCTACAGTTTGTTAAATTGTAACAAGTGAACACCAGAGAGATTTGGGGGCTTGGTGTTGGGAGTTTTGGATCTCTCTGGGTGGGAGCTGTACTGTGAAGCAAGAACATATATTTAACATCGAATaggaattgttaattttatTCAACTTTTGCATTGTTGTTAATAGTTGTAACTCTCCTAATATGATTTGATTAGCATTTAGATAATGCTGTGtgatctttaaaaagaaatagtaaAACTACTGTATATAGGTTCACTTGTacctttttgtcttttatctCTATAGGTTGCCAGCAGATGCCTCTGGGATGATCAAAGGGACACTTGGGTTTCAGCTAAATGTGAAACCGATACATTTATTGCACTGGCTTTGGTAATGGCTTGTTATTACGACTAAAACTCTGAAAGACACAGCTACACTCCTGCATCACAATACGTGgtatatttgaaaattttcGAACCATCATTATTTTAGTATTTGTTTTTGTCCAATTGCTGTTGGCACATTCAAACTGACGTACAGTTGAGATAATTTTGCTCAGTTTTGctctgttaaaaaaagaaacaccaaaaaaaacccctgtaaACCTGCTTTGGAAATGTTTACAGTTGAGTACATATGGGCTTCATCTGTTGTAATGCTCTGCTGTGGAGGTGGGAGCAGCTGGTGTAAGGCCAAACATTGCAAAATTTTGAATGTTGCTCCTCTCTTGGGTGCCTAGGACTGTTAACCAATGCTTACATGTAGTTGCAGGTATCAGTTTTCTTAAAAGCATGCTTTTTGTAAGAAAAAGCAgtgttcatttttcattttcatag is part of the Poecile atricapillus isolate bPoeAtr1 chromosome 3, bPoeAtr1.hap1, whole genome shotgun sequence genome and encodes:
- the DYNLT2 gene encoding dynein light chain Tctex-type protein 2, with translation MEGGKKRQDKDTSKGKKTYQDASGTAPTEEKAKPKGRNTYRLEPRTKVQDSLIRDKAQAILTNKLQEATYDGASSPFLCASISEDILKAVKELDYDRYKYVVSVLIVEKANQAMIVASRCLWDDQRDTWVSAKCETDTFIALALVMACYYD